ACATCAAATTGCTACAGAGCCCCCCTCCCTTCCCCTCCCCCCGCAATTCCCTTACACTTTCCCTATGGAATCGCGAGGTTTACCTTGAAATTTTCTTGCAAGTCTAATAGTTTGTGGTTTAGAGTTTTGTTGATACTGtgagttaaaaataataaatatcaaacaaaattcTGTACCCAAAATGTGTAAAATCCATCTGTATCTAGTTGTAGAATTTCTTATCTTCAAACGAAAcccaaacaaaatataaaacttgTGAGGGATTGTTAGGGAACCCTCACAATTTCCTAGAAAATTTGTGAGGGAATTGTGAGAGTTTCCCAGTAATTCCCTTGAAAATCCCATAGTTTGAAGTTATaattgtggtttggggttttgttgaaaacaagaacaatcaaataaAACTCCAGACCAATAAATATGTAGAATGCATCTACTTCTAATAgtagattattttattttcaaacgAAAACCCTAACTTCCTTGCaatttctttgaaaatttgCAAAGAGAATTGTGAGAAACTTTTGCTATGAACTATTGATATATCTACTTCTGTAGCATGTTTGCAAGGATAATTGCTCCATCCCAATTTgcaaagaaattttttttctcaaaatttttGGGAGAGAATTGTGACCATTTTGATTTGTGAAAGTATCAAAAAGTTTTCCCTTCGTAAATcgattattttattatagtgTTTCTTGATTTAATGACTTTTTCTTACAACAATAgatgattttttgttaacaatatttacCATTCTTAACTCAATAATGGTGTTAGGCAAGAGACAAATGGAAATATACGTTTGCAAACTGTAGCATTAGAGAAAATATGTGGACTTGTTaaaattgttgaaaaaaaaattttacatCAAACGGCTAATTTCAAGTTAGAGATGGTTTGAGTAACCATaccgaaatagaaaaaaataattaaaatgaactCCTTACAAAATTTGTCGGTAAGATGTTGACTAATAGAATTTGGCAGAGAAACTATATCAATTGGTGAAACTTTATGAACTAGTTATTGGTTATTATGGTTCTCTCCCAATTAGGTGTAATAAAATTAGGTTATAACTAACAGGAGCAAGGAACACATGGAGTAGCTTATCCCCTCTCCACACGAAATTTGAATCTTGTATGAAGAATTTCTTTCTGACAATTACGTATGACGTTAAAAGCAAATTTTTCTTAGTtagtgaagatggtttcagaaccatTTTGCGATCGTTCATGTACTCTGGACTCAGAACATAAAGGTGAACAATTTTGCACGCAGTGCTCAGCGTCAACCTACCTACTTTGTCTTTATAGACACAGAGTATCCTCTTTAGTGAATACAGTATTAATCGAGTCTGTTTAACCTGAtgaaaaaattaatgaatacaataaaAGAGATCAAACATCTCTCTTTGGCAGAGCCGGTCCTAGGAAATTCAAGTTCAAACCAAGGTTGGAGACAAGAAGAGTTAATAACCTTCAGATTACACCACTAGACCAAAGGAAACTGTAAATTTGTGGgagaatattttgttataataaaatggaTTGAAGCCAATGCTTCCTTGGCTTGGTCCAAGGACCGGCGCTGCTTCTTTGGATATTGTCTGCATGCTCCGCTCCATTCAGTTTGCCTTGCAGCATTTTCATTGGCTTCTGTAACCACGAGGTGAGAGATACTCAAATCATGGCAATTAGATAACACTTCACATCCACATCCCTTGCCTCGAGTTAGCCTCTAACGTATAGTTTTTCCTAAACACCCACGAACCGACACTCATGTTTTCACATGTGTGTGTATagatatatttagttataactTTATTTGTATGTCACGCACAATGAATTCCTGTGCTCAGTCAAAAATTCTAGCATTGGTTTTGTGGGGCAAGAATATTCTGACATTTTATTTGCTTGGCTAGAATACAATGTTTTATCCTTTCATATGTTATCTAAATGGAATGATAACAAGGGCCTAAtagttattttctattttccaaAGTTATGTTCGTGTCTCTGTAGCACTAAGTGCATTTTCCTGGCACGGACAGCCGATAGGGTTTATCATAAAAAAACGAAGTTATGGGTGCCACCACGTGAATTTGTTTTTGTAGTTttttatcttgatttttttacttGTTAGGATTTCACTCTCTTGATGTCGTACATTTGcataattgatttattattataattgttattaGAAGAAGGGTGTGTATGCAATACATGGCAGAACGAAAAATGAGGCTAGTCATCCTCCAACTTTATctcaaattcaaatatattgtcCTTCTCTTTGGACCACATCTAATAAGTGTGGTTCTTGTCCTTTGCTAAAGAATAGATACCAAATGTCCCTTTTTATACAAACAAATTCAGACATAGTTGTTTCTTTATCACTATTTTTCTTGATGGTGGATCCCTTATCCTCGGTGTGTTTCGAGCTCCACTATAACCATTCGTACATGTTTTGACATTTTACGTTGATGTTTAGCTTTTAGCTTCACAAAAATCAGATAAAAGTTGCAAAGTCTTTTGCTCATCTCTACAGAAATGACGAAAGAGAACACTAGTCATCAGCATGCAGAAGcgaagagaaagagactcaTTTGGATTCTCTGTGTAAGTGGATTCTGCATATTGTCTTACGTTCTTGGGTCTTGGCAAACAAACACAGTCCCGTCTTCTTCCTCTGCGGTCTACAAAAGAATGGGATGTGATGAAACCAAGACTCAGAcaaaactttcttcttcttcttcttctgctgatAACGATGATGATAATCCCTCCACTTCCTCTTCTTTGTCCTCCTCTTCATCTTCAGAACCAGTTGAGTTAGATTTCGAAAGCCATCACAAACTCGAGCTCAAGCAAAAGAACCAAACAATAAAGTATTTCGAGCCATGTGACATGTCTCTCAGCGAGTACACTCCATGTGAAGATcgagagagaggaagaagattcGATAGGAACATGATGAAATACAGAGAGAGACATTGTCCTTCGAAAGATGAGCTTCTCTATTGTCTGATTCCTCCTCCACCAAACTACAAGATTCCATTCAAATGGCCTCAGAGCAGAGACTATGCTTGGTACGACAACATCCCACACAAAGAGTTAAGTATTGAGAAAGCTATCCAGAATTGGATTCAAGTCGAAGGTGAACGGTTTAGATTCCCTGGTGGTGGCACCGGGTTTCCACGTGGAGCTGATGCTTACATTGATGACATCTCTAGACTTATCCCTCTTACTGATGGAGCCGTAAGAACAGCTATTGATACAGGATGTGGTGTACGTTTCGATTTCTACTACTTTTTTAGATGCATcaagctttcttcttttttaactGAGGGATCTTGACGCGTGTATTCTTGCCACTTAAGGCATCGATATTTGACTAGTTTTTAATTGATTTGGTGTTGTTGATTGTATAGGTTGCAAGCTTTGGTGCTTACTTGTTGAAGAGAGATATCTTGGCTATGTCTTTTGCGCCAAGAGATACTCATGAAGCTCAGGTCCAGTTTGCGTTGGAACGTGGAGTTCCTGCGATTATAGGGATTATGGGATCAATAAGGCTTCCTTATCCAGCCCGAGCTTTCGATCTTGCTCATTGTTCTCGTTGTTTGATTCCTTGGTTTCCGAACGGTAAGAAAATTTTCTTGGTCTTTTTTCATTAGGTTTCTTGATTATTATTGGAACCTAACCAGCAACAACTTACTTGTATGTAGATGGTCTGTACTTAACTGAAGTGGACCGAGTTCTAAGACCCGGAGGTTATTGGATCCTCTCCGGCCCACCGATCAACTGGAAGCAACACTGGAAAGGCTGGGAAAGATCACAAGAGGATTTGAAGCAAGAGCAAGATTCAATAGAAAATGCAGCTAGAAGTCTTTGTTGGAAGAAAGTTACAGAGAAGggtgattttttaatttggcAAAAACCAATTAATCACATTGAGTGTAAGAAACTCAAACGAGTTCATAAATCTCCTCCCATATGCACAAAAGCAGTTCAACCTGATTCCGCTTGGTACACAATTTCAACCCCTCCCAAAAGTTCGAAatcaatatatgttttgttaaattttatgaatCATTAGCTTCCAACTAAAAACTGACAAGAAGAGAGGCAAATGTCCCGTTCCGGTATGAGATACTTTAACATAATTAATGATGTACCTTGTGACAGGTATAAAGAATTAGAATCTTGTGTAACTCCGTTGCCAGAAGCAAAAGGTCCAGATGAATTCTCTGGAGGTGCATTGGAGGATTGGCCGGACCGAGCATTTGCGGTCCCACCTAGGATTATCCAGGGAACTATACCGGAGATCAATGCTGAAAAATTCAGAGAAGACAATGAGGTTTGGAAGGAGAGAGTAGCATACTACAAACAGATAATGCCAGAGCTTTCAAGGGGAAGGTTCAGGAACATTATGGACATGAATGCATACCTCGGTGGGTTCGCTGCAGCGATTGTGAAATATCCATCTTGGGTTATGAATGTGGTTCCGGTAGACGCAGAGAAGCAAACGTTAGGTGTGATTTATGAGAGGGGATTTATAGGAACTTATCAAGACTGGTGTGAAGGATTCTCTACGTATCCAAGAACTTATGATCTTATTCACGCTGGTGGATTGTTCAGCATTTACGAGAACAGGTAAACGCTTATGTTTAGAGTTAACACTACTTATGTTTATATTTCAAAGTAAATCAACAAAATTAAgcattttaagaaatttttttttgttaatcctAATTAAACGTCAAATACAAAGAGAAAGATAAACAGAAATGCAAATGctaatgttgttgttgttgttgaaggtGTGATGTGACGTTGATCCTACTTGAGATGGATAGAATACTGAGACCAGAAGGAACAGTGGTGTTTAGGGACACTGTGGAAATGTTAACGAAGATACAAAGCATAACCAATGGAATGAAGTGGACAAGTCGAATTATGGATCACGAGAAAGGTCCTTTTATCCCTGAGAAGATCCTTCTCGCTGTAAAATCCTACTGGACCGGTCCTTCTTCTTAAGCTAGTTTCAGTTTCCTTTTAGACTCTTTACTTTGAACTTCTTCATCCTCTGATTCTTTCCAGGGTTGGGCATGAATACTCGTTACTTGCTTTATATTCGTTACTTGATCCGTATTCGCCTCGTTTTTTCAAGTACTCGTAGTTGCAAAGTCAAGTATCAAGTCGTTGAGTTTTGTTACTCGCAAATACAAAGCAAGTAACAAGTATCATAAAAAAGTTAACGACTTTCCTTGATACTACTCGTTACTTGTTTTACGACTGaaaaaataataaccaaaccATATAAACCAAAGTCTAAACTGATATTTCTCTGTTCTAAGAAGTAGCCAGTACTTTCATATcgaaatatatatgttatattttttttatattaggtGCAAATATTTTACTTGAAATAACTCTTTTGTTTTTACCAAGTCGAATAAACATAGCGAAATTTTATAACCTTCTCTAATAAGATATTATCTACTAAGTAATTTTTAGAAACTTGAGAATATATCCAGATAATTCATAAGTATTTTTAAGTAGCAAGTAATCGAACAAGGTAAGTAACTTGCAAGTAACATTTTTTAGTCAACTACTCG
This sequence is a window from Raphanus sativus cultivar WK10039 unplaced genomic scaffold, ASM80110v3 Scaffold4311, whole genome shotgun sequence. Protein-coding genes within it:
- the LOC130507311 gene encoding probable methyltransferase PMT18 yields the protein MTKENTSHQHAEAKRKRLIWILCVSGFCILSYVLGSWQTNTVPSSSSAVYKRMGCDETKTQTKLSSSSSSADNDDDNPSTSSSLSSSSSSEPVELDFESHHKLELKQKNQTIKYFEPCDMSLSEYTPCEDRERGRRFDRNMMKYRERHCPSKDELLYCLIPPPPNYKIPFKWPQSRDYAWYDNIPHKELSIEKAIQNWIQVEGERFRFPGGGTGFPRGADAYIDDISRLIPLTDGAVRTAIDTGCGVASFGAYLLKRDILAMSFAPRDTHEAQVQFALERGVPAIIGIMGSIRLPYPARAFDLAHCSRCLIPWFPNDGLYLTEVDRVLRPGGYWILSGPPINWKQHWKGWERSQEDLKQEQDSIENAARSLCWKKVTEKGDFLIWQKPINHIECKKLKRVHKSPPICTKAVQPDSAWYKELESCVTPLPEAKGPDEFSGGALEDWPDRAFAVPPRIIQGTIPEINAEKFREDNEVWKERVAYYKQIMPELSRGRFRNIMDMNAYLGGFAAAIVKYPSWVMNVVPVDAEKQTLGVIYERGFIGTYQDWCEGFSTYPRTYDLIHAGGLFSIYENRCDVTLILLEMDRILRPEGTVVFRDTVEMLTKIQSITNGMKWTSRIMDHEKGPFIPEKILLAVKSYWTGPSS